The Devosia sp. YIM 151766 genome includes a region encoding these proteins:
- the trpS gene encoding tryptophan--tRNA ligase encodes MTFTQRVFSGIQPSGDLHLGNYLGAIRRFVPLQDTHETIYCVVDMHAITVWQEPNALRRATREVAAAFIAAGIDPKRSIIFNQSQVVQHAELAWVFNCIARMGWMARMTQFKDKAGKNSENVSLGLFAYPSLMAADILLYKGTHVPVGDDQKQHLELTRDIAAKFNNDYAAAIAEQGLGVDGEFFPITEPLIAGPATRIMSLRDGTKKMSKSDPSEQSRISLLDDADAIAKKIRKATTDPAELPLMVDGLKDRPEADNLVGIYAALSDKTKPEVLAEFGGQGWGRFKPALADLAVSVLAPMSEQMRRLLDDPETIDAVLRDGAARASVIAEQTMAEVRSIIGFIR; translated from the coding sequence ATGACTTTCACCCAGCGCGTCTTTTCCGGCATCCAGCCTTCCGGCGACCTGCATCTGGGCAATTATCTCGGCGCCATCCGCCGCTTCGTGCCGTTGCAGGATACCCATGAGACCATCTATTGCGTGGTCGACATGCATGCCATCACCGTCTGGCAGGAACCCAATGCGCTGCGCCGCGCCACGCGCGAAGTCGCCGCCGCCTTCATCGCCGCCGGCATCGATCCGAAGCGCTCGATCATTTTCAACCAGTCCCAGGTCGTGCAGCACGCCGAACTGGCCTGGGTGTTCAATTGCATCGCGCGCATGGGCTGGATGGCCCGCATGACCCAGTTCAAGGACAAGGCCGGCAAGAACAGCGAGAATGTCTCGCTGGGGCTGTTCGCCTATCCCTCGCTGATGGCCGCCGACATCCTGCTCTATAAGGGCACCCATGTGCCGGTGGGCGACGACCAGAAGCAGCATCTGGAACTGACGCGCGACATCGCCGCCAAGTTCAACAATGATTATGCCGCCGCCATTGCCGAGCAAGGTCTGGGCGTCGACGGGGAATTCTTTCCGATCACCGAGCCGCTGATCGCCGGGCCGGCCACGCGCATCATGAGCCTGCGCGACGGCACCAAGAAGATGAGCAAGTCGGACCCGTCCGAGCAGTCGCGCATTTCCCTGCTGGACGATGCCGACGCCATCGCCAAAAAGATTCGGAAGGCGACCACCGATCCGGCCGAACTGCCCCTGATGGTGGACGGGCTCAAGGACCGTCCGGAGGCCGACAACTTGGTCGGCATCTATGCGGCGCTTTCCGACAAGACCAAGCCGGAGGTCCTGGCCGAATTCGGCGGCCAGGGCTGGGGCCGGTTCAAGCCGGCTCTGGCCGATCTCGCCGTGTCGGTGCTGGCGCCGATGAGCGAGCAGATGCGCCGCCTGCTGGACGATCCGGAAACCATCGACGCCGTCTTGCGCGACGGCGCCGCCCGCGCGAGCGTCATTGCCGAACAGACAATGGCCGAAGTTCGCTCTATCATCGGCTTCATCCGCTGA